The following DNA comes from Prosthecobacter algae.
GCTCCAGCCGCAGCTTCGGAGTGCTGATGTTCTCATAGACGATGTAGTCATTCGCGGACCAGGGGCGGCCAAAGCCAAAGAAACGCTCAAAGCGGTTGTCCTCGTTGTCATTGGGATCCTGGTCACCACTGGCATAACCATAAAAGAGACTGAAGCGCGGCTGCCAGGGCTGCTTGAAACTGTAACCCACCTCCACCGAACCACCGTAAGCCTGCAGATCCTTGGAGCCGCTGTAGCCAAACTGATAAACCAAATTGAAATCATAATCGAAGCCGGTCTCCCCCACCACGCCATACCCACGCAGACCGGGTGAATGTACCAGCCGCTCTTCCACCTTTCCATGCGCAGACTGGTTGAGGGCAAGGTAATAGGGTTCCAGCGTGATGACATCGGACCAGCGGCGCCAGTGGCCGATGGCGGCATACATCCACTGCTGCTCCACCGGCCTGTCCCAGTCATATTTCTGGCGGTTCAGCGGCTGCACCGCCAGCAGGTCCAGTTGCCAGTCATTGCTCTCCTGCCCCACGCGGCCCTGAAAGCCCTGAAAGGTATTGGCCGTGTTTCGCCACTGATTGTTCCCGATAAGACGACGGTCCAGAAACTCGAAGTTATGGATGCCGTAGCGAAGGCTTACTGGGCGGCTGTTACCCAGTGCATCTGTGCCCAGGGCATCCTCAAAGTAGAGCTCGGCATAAAGGCGGATGATCTCAAACTCATTCACATCCCGGTTATCCCGCGGGTAGTTGCCATTGTAGCGGCGGGAATCCTGCATCTCGACGGCGAAGCGGAAAGGATCCAGCACATCATGGATGCCCAGGTAGGCCCGGGTGCGGTGCAGCAGCGGCTCGTCCAGCCCCGCCTCGGCACGCCGGAGATCGTCATCACGATATTCATAACGAAAGCGGTAATCCAGCCCGAGGTCTAGCCATGCCGCATTCTGCAAAACATCCCAGCCAAGTTTGGAGGCCTGCGTGGCGTATTTGGGCAGGTCAGGATCCCGAGTCGTGCTGTAACTTTTCGGTGCGCGGTAATAGCTCGTCGGGCCAGCATCCGCAGCCATCATCGAGGTGATGAAAACGGAACCGCCCAGAGACACCGCGAGGGCCGTCTTCTGGAGCATGGTCAGCAAGCTAAAGAGATGAAGGTTCATGAGAAAAAAGGTCCCGACAAGGCTGCTTTATAACAAGGCAGCGGGCCGCTCCGCGCATATTCCTATTCTTTATAAATACACTCGTCAAGTAGGAATTAAAACAGACCACAACCGTCGGTTGTTTTTCGTCTTGGAGACTCTACAATAAGAGCATTGGGGTGCAGTTTTCACTGCTCGCTCACCCGCCTTTTCCCATGCATCTCTACGCCGTCCAGCTTGATTCCGTTTGGGAGGACAAAGCCGCTAACTTTACCAAGGTCCGCGCACTTTTGGCGGAAGCTGCTCCCCTGCCCGGCTCCCTGATTGTGCTGCCTGAAATGTTTGCCACCGGGTTCAGTTGCAACTTGGCGATCACCGCCGAGCTCATGGCGGCTGAAACGGAAAATTTCTTTCGCGAGGTGGCCTCCCGCTGGCAATGCGCTGTGCTGGGCGGCCTAGTGGTTTCGGTGTCGGATGAGCTAGGTAGCAATCAGGCGCTCGCCATTGCCCCGGATGGCCGGGAGCTTGTGCGCTACTGCAAAATTCGCCCCTTCAGTCTTGGCGGAGAATCCAATGTTCACCAAGCAGGCACAGAAACCGCCATCTTCCCATGGCAGGACCTCCAAGTAGCACCGCTGGTCTGCTACGATCTGCGGTTCCCTGAACTAGGACGTGCAGCTCTGGCCCAGGGGGCCGAAGTGCTCGTTTACATCGCCGCCTGGCCCGCGCGCCGGATTCAGCACTGGCTGACTTTGCTGCAAGCCCGAGCCATCGAAAACCAGGCCTACGTCGTCGGGGTAAACCGCTGCGGGCAGGAACCTAACTACACCTACTGTGGCCGCAGTGTGGTGGTGGACCCACATGGCGTCATCATCGCCGATGCCTCAGATGGGGAAAAAGTGCTGCACTGCCAAATCCATCCCGCCATTGTCAGAAACTGGCGGCAGGACTTCCCGGCTGTGCAAGACTTTCAGAAAGGCTTGTAGGCCCTGGCGAGTTCTTTTGCTTTTTCTCCTCAATTCACTTCACAGGCACCAGAATAGAACACCTGCGTCATTGGAGAATTACACTCTAGCAGCCGAGATAAACGGCTGCAGATGCTAACCTCTGTGAAGAGACCACTATTGCAGTTCCGGAGTGCCAAAAGGAATCTCTTCTGCCTTAGGGTCGCGCTTAAACAATTTGTTCACCAAAGAACGAAGGCGGCCTTCTTTGACGGGGGGTGGCGCATAGACTTCCTTGGAAGGATAGCTTTGGCGATTTTTTTCGTGGTTCATGAAGCCTGTGACTTCACGGCCAAAGCTGCTATTGCCAGGGCTGTCCTGGGCCGAAGGAGGCAGATCGTAATCGGCCCGGACGATGCGAGGCTCGATAAAGATCAGAAGTTCGCGGCGGGCATCGTCTTTGCCTCGGGAGCCTGTGAGGAAGTTCAAAACAGGCACATTTGAAAGGATAGGCACACCCGTTCTGTCCTTGCTTTTGCCCTCACGGATCAGTCCGCCCAAGAGGACTGTGGACTGGTTTTTGCACATCACGACAGTGTTGAGAAGCTGCTTGCTCAACACGGGATATTCGTTCCCCGCAATCTCGGTGTTGTCCGTGGCTTCGCTGTTCTCCTGGGAGATTTGCAGCGTCAGTTCGTCGTCGGAGTTGATGAGAGGAACAATGTTCAAGCTGAGAGCAACATCCTGATATTGGACGTTGGAGAGGAGGCCGTTGTTTGCACCTCCACCGACGAGTCCCTGGGTGGATGTGGCGATAGGGAAGGACTGACCGCTGCTGATCAGTGCTGGTGTGTTGTTCATGGTGAACACCGAAGGCCTGGAAATGACCTTGAAGTTTTGATAGCTGTCCAATGCATTGACGATCACGTCCACATTCTGGCTGATCGCGCCATAGAAAGCGAAACCGTTGCCAGTAGCAAGATCCGTCAGACTGAGAGGCAAACGAGGATTCAGAGGCGCGATCCCGCTGCCAAGGCGGCTGGCAAGGCTGCTGGAGGCCCCGGTGGCCGTGCCATTGCGACGACTGCGGAACAGCCACTCGACACCGAAACTTTCACCTTTGCTCAACTGCACTTCACCGATCACAGCGGAGATCAGGATCTGCTGAGGACGGCGATCGAGCTCATCCAGAATTTCATTGAGCACACGAAGATGCTCAGGCGGGCCGGAAGCAAAAAGGGAGTTTGCGGTCGGGTCGCTGATGAGCAGCGTTTTGCCGATGACCAGGGAACGCGGGCCATTGTTTGGCCGCAGAGGCTGCAGATTACCGCCGCCACCCCCACCCAGGCCACTTCCACCGCCGCCAAAACCACCGCCGCTGCTGCTGCCGAATCCACTGCTGCTGCTGCCAAATCCGCCATTGCTGCTGCTGCCGAAACCACTGCTACTGCTGTTGCCAAAAAGACCGCTGCTGCCCGTGCCTGAACCGGAGGTCCCGGTGCTGCTATTGCGGTTGTTTGAAGAGGAACTGTTGGACTGGCCTAGGCTGTTCACGCCGCCGCTGCCACCGGAGCCTGAGTCTTCACCTTCTGTGCGAGCGATGGCATCGCTGATGATGCCCATCGCAGCCTCGACTCCGAGATAGTTCAGCGTGCGTGAAACAAAGGTGCGAAGTTCAGAGGCCGCATCCAGTTCCGTCACCAGGGTCTCGATGTATTCGAGGGTGTCCGGCATGGCGATGACCAGCAGACGGTTGGTGCGGGGGATGGCGAGAATTTTGGGCTTTACCTCGGCTGCGGTGGAACCTTCGGCACCGACACCTGCCGGAAGTGCGGCAAGCTGTGGCTGGGGAATGCCACCGGGCTGAGCAATGGTGGGCGTGCTGGGCCGACCAGTGGCACCCCCTGCTCCCCCCTCTTTTTCATCGAGTCCCAGGATCTCATCCAGGGCCTTCTTTACATCTTCAGCATCTGAGCGGACGAGCTGAATGCGTTTGGTAACTGTAGCTCCTGGTTTCACATCCAGACGCTCCAGCAGGCCTAGAATGGAACGGATGGTGTTGCTGTTTTCCACAATGACCAAAGCCTTGGCATTGGGGACCGGCGTGATGACGCCATAGCTATGGCGGGGGATGATCTGATCAATCGCCTTCACCGCATCATCCGGAGTCAGGTACTTCAAAATGGCGACAAAACTCACCACCTGATCCGTCTCTGGCAAGTCAGCGGCAGCCTCAAACAAAGGAGCACCTTCAGCCTGGGCCTTCTTGCCCTCGCCCAGGATCTTGACCATGCCCTCACCCGCCGGTGCAAAGGAATAGCCGTTCAGCAAAAGGCTCTTTTCGATGAACATGATGGCCCTGTCCTTGGGCAGCTCCCCCGTGGTCTCGATGGAGACCGTCACCTGCTCGATGGCAGCATCCCGAATGATTTTCAGCCCCGTCAGGTCTTCATAGACGAGGAGAATCTGGGACAGAGGGGTGTTAGGAAACTGGAGTTCCACACCGCCGCCGGGCTTAATGGCATCTTCGGGGCGGATGGCGGGACGTTCTTCACCTGGATTGGCGGCATTGCCTGCAGCTCCGGGACGCTGCGGAGCCCCCCCGGTCGGAGGCACATTAGGCCTGGGGCGATTAAAGCCAGCAGCACCAGGAGGGGGCACGGCATTCGGATTGGTCGGGCGCGCCTGCGGTGGAATCTGAGCCAACAGAACAGTCGCTGGGCCAAGGCAGGCAGCCAGAAGAATGCGGCGGTAGGAAACGATCATGAGGATGGACTGGCTAAAGGCTTACTGCGGCTGGGCTGGCGGCACAACAGGTGCGGGTATCAACTGGCGACGGCGGGAAATGGTGGGGGGGCTACTAGCGGCTGGCACACCGGTATTCGGCGTATTGGCGGCAGGTACGGCTCCTGGCAAAATAGCACCCCGAGGAGGCGTGACGTTGACAGGCTGATTAGGCTGCCCCGGCTGTGGGGGGCGCAGATTGGGATTGCCCTGGACGGCTCCAGGCTGGCCAGCACCCGGGGCCTTGAAGGTGTTGCTCACCGTCACGGGCCGGGAGGTGAGGTTGTCATCATACTTGAGCGTTGCTTTTTTACCGTCCTTCTCCAGCTCCACAGAAGCTTCGTTGCGGTTGCGGTTGAAGTTGGCGGACACCAGCTTAAACTCGCTTTTGGCATCGCCATCGCTAGTCACCCGCTTGAACTCCGCTGTCTGCTTGTTCTGCACACTGATGGTGATCTTACCCGTGGTGCTTTTGTACATCCCGGCTAGGGCCCAGTCATTGGACCAATCGATGATTGGACCAGATGGCGTGTTGGTAATCAGCAAAAAGGGATTCTTCTTCCAGGTTTCCTGGTAACGTGCATTTTCGAAGGCTTTGGGAATGACTTCTTCACTCAGCACTTCCGCCGCAGTGGGCGGAGTGGAAATGGGAGATTCCGCCCCGGCTTGATCTGGGGAGGAGGCATCTGGCTCGACGGCATTCTCCTGAGCGAGCCCACTCATGGCAACACAACCCAGGATTAGAAATGTGAGCAGCCTTTTCATAGAGGTGGAAGGCGGAACCATTTCTGAATGTTTAAGTTCACGATGATCTGGGCGGTATCGTCATTATTGACGGTCATCGTCATCGAAGGAATGCTGATGTAGGAATCTGGCTTTTGCAGGTCGTGTAGCCACTCGTTGATTTCCTTCCAACCTCCATGGGCTTCCAAATTGAAGGTGGAGGAGACAATGCCTGCGCGTTCAGTCGGCTCGATAGGCTGAATTTTTGGGAGCTTAATCCCATGCGATCCAGCAGACGTTTCCAATTGCTCCAGGAAGCCGTTGTCGGCCTCGCCACGGCGGGTGAAAAGGGGCTGTTTTTCGGTAAGCCAAGTGAAACGCTCGTTCCAAAATTCTTTCTGAGCCAGGAGATCTTCGGCTTCCAAACGGCGTGTCTCCACCTCAATGGAGCGGACATCCACGCTTTGTTTCCAGTTCTTGAGCTTGGTGAGACCAATGAAAGCGCCACCGATGACGACCACAGCCCCTAGACCCAGGGCAAGACGTTGTTCGTTGGCGGTCATAGCTGGGTCACCTCCGTTTCAGCAGCCACCAGTTCCGCAGGTCGACCTTCGGCACGGAAGGTGGCGGTGCCATCGTTAAGATTGGTCGGATTGGGAAAGTCCCAAACCCAGCGTTTGAAGGCCTCATGCGAGATCAGCTTTTCGCGAAAATCAATGCCATGGCCCAGGCTGGAGGCGGCACCGGCAATAACGATGCCGTCTTCACGAAGTTCGAAGCTGGTGATGCGGATGTTTTGTTGGGGAAGCAACTGCACAAGCTGATGCAGAGCCTCGACAGGATAAAGCTCCGGAGTGACGGCAAAGCGCATGTCTTCCCAGGCCGCCTGGGCATCGCGGATGGTGACCAACTCTGGCTCCAGGGCTTCCAGACGAGCCGCCTCTTTGGCCACCGAGTGTTGGCGCAGGGCGACGCGAGCGGCAAAGGCCCCAAGCGCGGCAATGAGCACAAAGGTGAAGGCGAGCGCCCCCATCATGACCATGCGGCGTTGCTGCCGTTCGTGGCGCAGCCTAACCACAGGTGCAGGAATGAGCCGGGAGGCATGATGTGGGAGCGAAGGGGTCTGCTCCTGGCGCAGCGTTACCGGCATGTCCAGATCGCGTGTGAAGTCATCCGTGATGAGGTCTTCCAGCAAAGCTGGGGCTTCCGCCCCCTCTTCTCCCACCGACAATGCAGCGCGGGCGGAACTAACCACAGCTAGCGATTGCACACTCGGCGTTAGGCCGCCGAGCTCCAGGGAGGCGAGGATGCAACGAATCTCCGCTGCAGCATCTGCATCCAGCACACGGCCAGCCAGGGCCTGGCAGTAAAGCGGTTCGCCGGTTTCATGAGGGATCGCGAGGACCAGGGCCCCTGCTTCGCGCCAGATGAGGGCTTCCCCCGGCTGGAGCTGATGAAAGGCCACCGATGGGGCGAATTTGGCATCGCTTCCTTCTTCCAGAATATCCGCAGGCAGCGGGGCCACCTGAATGAAACTGATGGAGCGCTGGTCGCGATCATCCTGACCGAGATTCCAAACGTCGAAGTTGTTGGAGTCCGAGGTTTCCTGGCCAAAACCCGCAGCCTCCAGCTCCAACTGGGCCATGGATTCGCGTCGTGCGGGATCCACACCCTGAAAACGAAATGGCACCGTGATGAGACTGCGCGCCGGAAGGGCGATCCAGGCGGTGCCACGGCGGGAGCGCGAATCCTGGTCGGCCTGTGCCTCGCTGCCAGCACGAAGACGCCATGCACGGAATCCCTCCTCGTGAGGGATGAGCATGAGTTCGTCAGGATTTTTCATGGGCAAAAAAGGGAAGCCTGTAGGATATCAAATGCCTATGCAGAGTGCAAGGCAGGATGGGAGACAGCACTGTCACTAAGACGGTTCAAAGATTCCGCCAACAGAAGGATTCAAGTTTGGACTACTGGGCCTGGAGCGTCTTCAGCTCCTCTGCCGCCCATTTGTCCCAAGCGGGATAATCCGTGCCGTAATCATCCCCCGCGAGGATGCTCATCACGTTGCGCACTTCCTCATTCTGGGGGTGCTGGGGGTTTTTGAGGATGTTCAGGAACAACGGCAACTGAAGGGTCCGCTCGCGGTTCATGAGGTCTGAAAACAGCACTTCGATGACTTCGGGATTCGTCTTCTGGTCAACCAGGAGACCGGCGATAAGGCTGTAGTCCTCATCACTGGTCAGGTTGACCAAATGGCGGCTGGCATTGACCTGGGCTTCGCCATTGAGCTTTTTGACAAGCTCCTGCAAGTCCCTAGCCATCTGCGGGATCTCTTTTTCAGAACGCAGAATCTCGTCGATGAGCACATCACCTTCCTCAGCCGTCGTCAACTGGGTGGCAGGGGCGGATCCAGCAGGCATCTGGGTGGTAGGTGCCAGCGGCTGAATGTCCGTTTTTGCCGCTGGCTTGGCCTGGGACTTTTCAGCCACATCTGGGCGCACGGGCTCTGAACCGCCGAACTGCCAGGCAATGTAAAGCACGGCAGCAACAGCGAGACCGGAGACGATGAGAACGAGTCGTTGTTTAGACGAAGAAGAGGCTGAAGACATAGGCGTTATGACAAGCGGCGGAGCGGAATACGTTCAAATCCAAAATGCACCGAAAACGTCAGTTGCGGATTTCCTCGCCATTGGTGGCATTGGCGAGCTTCATTTCTTCGCGATGAAGGGATGGATCGCTGCGGAAGGTCAGGCGGGCGCCGTATTTGCGCTCGAGGTCCACCAGCAGTTCGCCGTCCTCTGTTTTCAGACGCTGCATGACTTCCGGGTGGACGACCACGAGGAGACTTTTCTGATCCTCTTTGCCACGGCCCAGGATGGCGCTGAGTCGACGCTGAAGCTCGACACTCATGGTCATGGTGGTCTTCACCTGGCCATGGCCCTTGCAATACGGACAAGGTTCATAAAGGGCGCTGCTGAGGCTTTCGTGCAGGCGCTGACGAGTCATTTCCATGAGGCCAAACTGGCTGATCGGCAGGACCTGGGTCTTGGCTTTGTCGCGCTTGAGGTGATCCATCATGGCCTTGTAAACGGCCTGCTGATCTTTGCGATGCTTCATGTCAATGAAGTCCACCACGATGAGGCCGCCCATGTTGCGCAGGCGCAGTTGGCGGGCCACTTCCTGGGCTGCTTCCATGTTGGTATCGAGGAGCAGTTTGTCCTGATCCTTCGCGCCTTTGTTGCGGCCAGTGTTCACGTCGATCGAGACCAGTGCCTCGGTCTGATCAATGACGATGTAGCCACCGCAGGGCAGCCAGACCTGACGGTAGAAGGCGTTATCGATCTGCTTCTGAATACCGTAGTGCTCAAACAGGGCTGTCTGCCCCTGGTAATAGGTGATGCGGCTCTTGGCCCGACGGGAAATCTGGGCAGCCATCTTCTGCATGCGCTCAACGGTGGCGAGGTCATCGCAGGCCACTTCGTCAATCTCTTCGGTGAGGAAATCACGCACGGTGCGCTCGATGAGTTCAGGCTCCTGGAAGCAGCACACGGGGGCTTTCTGGCCGTCGCGTTTGGCGACGATGTCGTTCCACTGCTCGATGAGGAGGCTGAGATCGCGAATGATGTGGCGGGCACGTTTGCCGGAGGCTTCGGTGCGCATGATCAGGCCCATGCCTTCGGGCAGGTTCACCTTCTCGATGATTTTGCGCAGGCGGGCGCGCTCCTTTGGATCTTCCACCTTGCGGGAGATGCCGAACTGATCGTTCTGCGGCATGAGCACCAGAAGGCGTCCCGCCAGAGAGACGTTGGTGGTGACACGGGGGCCCTTGTTGCCAATCGGACCTTTGGTGACCTGCACCATGATTTCCGAGCCCACTGGGTAGAGATCGGGAATGTCCTTGGCCTCAATGCGCTTGCGTTTCTTCTGCGCACCGCCGCGGGTCACTTCTTCCATGCCCTGGTTGGAAAGGGCCTCCGGGATGGCATCCCAGAAATGCAGGAAGGCATTTTTGTCGAGACCGATGTCAATGAACATGGCCTTGAGGCCCTGCTCGATGTTTTTCACTCGGCCTTTGAAAATGGAGCCCACGATGGTGCTCGTCCCCACACGTTCGATGGTGTATTCTTCCAAGACTCCGTTATCCAGCAAGGCCACGCGGTTTTCCAGTTTCTCACAGTTGATCACCAGGCGGGTTCCGCTTTTGAGATCTTTTTTTCCGGTGATGAACTCTTTGATGCGTTTCACGATTCCAAGGGGCATAAAAAAATAGGTAAGGTTAGGGGTAAGAAAACAGGCAAGGTACTAACGAAAGATCCGCCGTAAAAAACCACCTGGGGCTGGTGGTGTCGAAGGTTCGTCGGTGTTGCCTCCACGGTTGAATAGCGGAGCTCTGCGGACAGGCTCAGCTTTCGGGACCGCACGGCTGGAGTTGACACCGGACGACCCTTCACGGTCGGCCTCCCTGCGAATTTTAGGGGCGCTGCGGATGCGCGGCGCTTCGTCAGTAGATTCATTGGCCGGCTCATTGGTGCCGGTGTCGCCATCCTCATCGGCCGCTGCCACCACCGGGACGCCAAGGTCCTCATAGGTGACGGACTCGATGGCGTTGAAATTGCCGTCCACCGCAGCCAGCGGCGCGGGTGTGACCTGATATCCATTTTCAAGGGCGAGCGCCTGCTCCAGAACACGGTGGGCAACAGGGGCGGCACAACCACCGCCCGACTTGCCGCCCTGCACCAGGATACAAACGGCGTACTTAGCATTTACGTAAGGAGCAAAGCTGATGAAAAGCGTATGGTTATCCACGACGCGGACATTCTTCTCATTGCGCCGCCAGTTTTGGGCAGTGCCGGTTTTGCCCGCCACCTCGACCCCTGGAATGCGCGCACCTTTGGCGGTGCCGCCTGCATCGTTGACCACCTTCCACATGCCTTTGCGCACAAGTTCCAGAGATTTGGGATCGAAGTGCTGGGCAAGGTCTGCCCGCAGTATCGGCTTTTGATCCAGCACCATCTCATCACCATCCATGACGCGATGGAGAAGATGCGGCTTGAAGGATTTCCCCGAGGCCACGGCCGCCGTGACGGAGGCCATCTGCAAAGGAGATGCCAGCACGGACCCCTGACCAATGGAAGTGTTGGCAGTGTAGCCGTTGCTCCAGCGTTCCTGCGGGCTGTTCAGGCGCAGCCAGTTGGGGTTCGGCAGGATGCCAGCCTCATCTTCATCCAGCTCAATGCCAGTGCGTTCGCCCAAGCCCAGCAGCTTGCCCACCTTGGTGATGTTATCGATCCCGGCCGTGTTGCCATACTGATAGAAGAAGCAGTTGCAGGAGCGCATCAGCGCATCGCTGAGGCCCAGGGAGCCGTGAGAACCACCGCTCTGGCGCTGGATCCAACACTGCATGGCCTTGCTACCGTAAGTGACGCTGCCGCTGCAGTTAAAATTTCGGCCCTGGATATTGGCCAAACAGCCTGCAAGGGCAATTGGCACCTTGTAGGTGGAGCCAGGCGCAAAGGGCCGGGTGGCACGGTTCATCAGAGGCACCGTGCGATTGTCCATCAGCACATCCCAGTCGGCCTGACGGATGCTGGGGATGAAACTGTTGGTATCATAGCTGGGCACGGAAGCCATGGCCACCACCTCGCCGGTCTGTGGCTGGATGACGACCACGGAACCGCGGCCGATCTTGCCATCCCGAAGGGCTTTTTCAGCGATGTACTGGATGCGCGCATCCAGCGTCAAATGCACATCATTGCCTTTGCGGGGTGCATCGAAGCTGACTTCTCCCACCAGACGACCGCGCTCATTGACCTGCATGGTGCGCACGCCGGGCTTGCCGCGCAGATGCTTGTCGAAGCTCTTTTCCACCCCGGCGACGCCAAAGTCATCCGGCATGTAATAGTCCCAGCCTTTCCGTTCTTCCACGGAGACACGCTGATCATCCGGCAGGCTGACATAACCAAGGATATGACAAGCCATGGAGCCGAATGGATACACGCGGCTGCCGCGTTCGGCCACGGTCACACCGGGCAGGCCGAGGTTATGCTCAGCAAAGCGGCTGAATTCAGAAAAGGTGAGGCTGTCCCGATAGACCCAAGGGATGACGCCGCCAAAGCTGCGGTAATGGGTACGCAGGTCCTTCTCCGCATTGAACTCCACCGCCAGTCCCATCTCATTCAGACGGCCGATGATGAGCTCCTGAAACATCCGCACGATATCGGGTTCCAGCTTTTTACGGGGCAGCCCATTGTCCATGTACTCAAATGGCACGGTGGGGATATCCACCTTCTTCACCTTGCACTGGCGCGCGT
Coding sequences within:
- a CDS encoding secretin N-terminal domain-containing protein, with translation MIVSYRRILLAACLGPATVLLAQIPPQARPTNPNAVPPPGAAGFNRPRPNVPPTGGAPQRPGAAGNAANPGEERPAIRPEDAIKPGGGVELQFPNTPLSQILLVYEDLTGLKIIRDAAIEQVTVSIETTGELPKDRAIMFIEKSLLLNGYSFAPAGEGMVKILGEGKKAQAEGAPLFEAAADLPETDQVVSFVAILKYLTPDDAVKAIDQIIPRHSYGVITPVPNAKALVIVENSNTIRSILGLLERLDVKPGATVTKRIQLVRSDAEDVKKALDEILGLDEKEGGAGGATGRPSTPTIAQPGGIPQPQLAALPAGVGAEGSTAAEVKPKILAIPRTNRLLVIAMPDTLEYIETLVTELDAASELRTFVSRTLNYLGVEAAMGIISDAIARTEGEDSGSGGSGGVNSLGQSNSSSSNNRNSSTGTSGSGTGSSGLFGNSSSSGFGSSSNGGFGSSSSGFGSSSGGGFGGGGSGLGGGGGGNLQPLRPNNGPRSLVIGKTLLISDPTANSLFASGPPEHLRVLNEILDELDRRPQQILISAVIGEVQLSKGESFGVEWLFRSRRNGTATGASSSLASRLGSGIAPLNPRLPLSLTDLATGNGFAFYGAISQNVDVIVNALDSYQNFKVISRPSVFTMNNTPALISSGQSFPIATSTQGLVGGGANNGLLSNVQYQDVALSLNIVPLINSDDELTLQISQENSEATDNTEIAGNEYPVLSKQLLNTVVMCKNQSTVLLGGLIREGKSKDRTGVPILSNVPVLNFLTGSRGKDDARRELLIFIEPRIVRADYDLPPSAQDSPGNSSFGREVTGFMNHEKNRQSYPSKEVYAPPPVKEGRLRSLVNKLFKRDPKAEEIPFGTPELQ
- a CDS encoding alginate export family protein, which produces MNLHLFSLLTMLQKTALAVSLGGSVFITSMMAADAGPTSYYRAPKSYSTTRDPDLPKYATQASKLGWDVLQNAAWLDLGLDYRFRYEYRDDDLRRAEAGLDEPLLHRTRAYLGIHDVLDPFRFAVEMQDSRRYNGNYPRDNRDVNEFEIIRLYAELYFEDALGTDALGNSRPVSLRYGIHNFEFLDRRLIGNNQWRNTANTFQGFQGRVGQESNDWQLDLLAVQPLNRQKYDWDRPVEQQWMYAAIGHWRRWSDVITLEPYYLALNQSAHGKVEERLVHSPGLRGYGVVGETGFDYDFNLVYQFGYSGSKDLQAYGGSVEVGYSFKQPWQPRFSLFYGYASGDQDPNDNEDNRFERFFGFGRPWSANDYIVYENISTPKLRLELTPNKKLRMDLGYSFYWLASDTDRFSAANLRDRQGDSGSMIGHEFDGRIRWQVTPKVEAILGYAHFTAGDFTRGQGRPQDTDFAYLEISLKAF
- a CDS encoding penicillin-binding transpeptidase domain-containing protein, giving the protein MVVKYRFRLYLLTLAMLGGFGILTYRLWTLQIVRHEEFVNKVPEARQQRARVPGVRGEIKDRNGIVLATNKATFEVQVNLREVYEEYARQCKVKKVDIPTVPFEYMDNGLPRKKLEPDIVRMFQELIIGRLNEMGLAVEFNAEKDLRTHYRSFGGVIPWVYRDSLTFSEFSRFAEHNLGLPGVTVAERGSRVYPFGSMACHILGYVSLPDDQRVSVEERKGWDYYMPDDFGVAGVEKSFDKHLRGKPGVRTMQVNERGRLVGEVSFDAPRKGNDVHLTLDARIQYIAEKALRDGKIGRGSVVVIQPQTGEVVAMASVPSYDTNSFIPSIRQADWDVLMDNRTVPLMNRATRPFAPGSTYKVPIALAGCLANIQGRNFNCSGSVTYGSKAMQCWIQRQSGGSHGSLGLSDALMRSCNCFFYQYGNTAGIDNITKVGKLLGLGERTGIELDEDEAGILPNPNWLRLNSPQERWSNGYTANTSIGQGSVLASPLQMASVTAAVASGKSFKPHLLHRVMDGDEMVLDQKPILRADLAQHFDPKSLELVRKGMWKVVNDAGGTAKGARIPGVEVAGKTGTAQNWRRNEKNVRVVDNHTLFISFAPYVNAKYAVCILVQGGKSGGGCAAPVAHRVLEQALALENGYQVTPAPLAAVDGNFNAIESVTYEDLGVPVVAAADEDGDTGTNEPANESTDEAPRIRSAPKIRREADREGSSGVNSSRAVPKAEPVRRAPLFNRGGNTDEPSTPPAPGGFLRRIFR
- a CDS encoding Rne/Rng family ribonuclease, with amino-acid sequence MPLGIVKRIKEFITGKKDLKSGTRLVINCEKLENRVALLDNGVLEEYTIERVGTSTIVGSIFKGRVKNIEQGLKAMFIDIGLDKNAFLHFWDAIPEALSNQGMEEVTRGGAQKKRKRIEAKDIPDLYPVGSEIMVQVTKGPIGNKGPRVTTNVSLAGRLLVLMPQNDQFGISRKVEDPKERARLRKIIEKVNLPEGMGLIMRTEASGKRARHIIRDLSLLIEQWNDIVAKRDGQKAPVCCFQEPELIERTVRDFLTEEIDEVACDDLATVERMQKMAAQISRRAKSRITYYQGQTALFEHYGIQKQIDNAFYRQVWLPCGGYIVIDQTEALVSIDVNTGRNKGAKDQDKLLLDTNMEAAQEVARQLRLRNMGGLIVVDFIDMKHRKDQQAVYKAMMDHLKRDKAKTQVLPISQFGLMEMTRQRLHESLSSALYEPCPYCKGHGQVKTTMTMSVELQRRLSAILGRGKEDQKSLLVVVHPEVMQRLKTEDGELLVDLERKYGARLTFRSDPSLHREEMKLANATNGEEIRN
- a CDS encoding nitrilase-related carbon-nitrogen hydrolase, giving the protein MHLYAVQLDSVWEDKAANFTKVRALLAEAAPLPGSLIVLPEMFATGFSCNLAITAELMAAETENFFREVASRWQCAVLGGLVVSVSDELGSNQALAIAPDGRELVRYCKIRPFSLGGESNVHQAGTETAIFPWQDLQVAPLVCYDLRFPELGRAALAQGAEVLVYIAAWPARRIQHWLTLLQARAIENQAYVVGVNRCGQEPNYTYCGRSVVVDPHGVIIADASDGEKVLHCQIHPAIVRNWRQDFPAVQDFQKGL